The Anas platyrhynchos isolate ZD024472 breed Pekin duck chromosome 10, IASCAAS_PekinDuck_T2T, whole genome shotgun sequence genome segment AAGTTGGCGCCACCAGTCACCATGCACAGGTTACCTAGGGTGGAGGGAGGCGGCTGTGACAAGAGCTCGTGCTGGGTGCTGAGCTGAAGCCCTTCTGCCGGGAGGAAGAGGGCAGGGACAGAGCCGCACAGCCCACGGGGCAGCCCGCAGAGCTGCCAGGCACCTCACGACATCCCCCGCCAACATCCCACAGGAACCCCGGCACAGCTCGAGGAGCCCAACAGCTCTGCGGTCCCAAAATATTCCCCAACACATTCCCCGCACAACACGGAGCCAGCCTCGAGCATCTGCTCCAGGTCAAAGATCCCCGATGGTTGTGTTTAACCTTCACAGTGCTCTTCGCTCTCCAAGAACCCAGCGTTTTTGCAGGGAATTCGAGACCCACCTGTGTCAAACTTGATGAAATCCGTGATCTTGCCAGTCTCCAGGTCAATCTGGATCGTGTCGTTCACCTTGATGAGGGGGTCCGGGTAGCGGATGGTGCGGGCATCGTGGGTCACCAGGTGAGGGATTCCTTTGGTGCCCACGAAGATCTTCCTCACCTTGCACAGCTTGTACTGCAAGCAAAACCCAGCGCTGCTCAGATAAGGCACCCCAGCCTTCAGCCTCCCTACAAACGCTGCGTTTCCCTACAAAATCTTACACCCAGGCATTTTGCCTCATTttgccctgcagcctgtggccaCACAGCAGAGGCTGATTTCTCCCAGACCCATATCCCTCCTCCAGAGCTTTCTGGCTTCCTTTAACCTCAGCTCCAGGAAGCCCCGAGCCCCCTGTGCTCTGCCCCTACACCACAAGCGAAGCTCCCGGTGAAGGTAACGTCGCCCATGCTGACAGCGagcacagcaagcagcagagcACGCACCTGCAGACCCGTCTGGGAGCTGCCCTCGCGGCACACCAGCAGGTTTTCCCCCCTCAAAGGCTTCGTGCCCCAACCCAGAAGGCCCCGATCCTCTCAGGGGCGGCAAGGACTCGGCGCTCAGAGCCGCCAGCTCCTGTTCAGGAGATGCCAGGGAGGAAGCAGTGCCCCCAGGAACACCCGGCTGGGCCCGCGCGGGCGCCAAGCTTTAGCCCCTCACCTTGGCCTCTTCAGCTGTGATGCGGTGAACGGCAAACCGGCCCTTGGTGTCGTACACCAAGCGGAAATGCTCGCCCGTCTTCTCGATGCTGATGACATCTGATttcagagagagaaggagaaaaacagctgttAGTGGCTACTTTATCCAACAATCAGCACAAAGCTCACGTTTAAATAGATCTGAAGACAGCTGAATAACACTCGCTGTCACCAAAAAAGCACCGTGCCCCCAAATCCCGCTGGCCCCACAGGACATTCCCCCCACCATGGCCCGAGGCACCTGCACCAACCCTCCCCGCTCACCCATGAAGCCCGCAGGGTAGGTGATGTCCGTGCGAACTTTGCCGTCGATCTTGATGAACCTCTGCATGCAAATCTTCTTCACCTCATCGCCGGTCAGGGCGTACTTCAGCCTGTTCCTCAGGAAGATGATGAGCGGGAGGCACTCCCGCAGCTTGTGAGGGCCCGTCGACGGACGGGGCGCCTGCAGGAGAGGAGCCTTGGGCAGGGGAGCCCCAGGAGGGGGgagccccaggacccccatAACTCTCACAGCAACACCCTAGGGCAGCTGCAGGAAGTTTTCCTGGCTTGTACAGCCTCATAGGGCGCTCCCCTCCCCACAgacccaccccaaacccatcaGGGATGTAAGAACCCCCCAAGATCCCCCAGCCCAACCACCAATATCACCATAgagccgtgtccccaagcacgCCCACCCTCTCCTTGCACACCCCTGGGGACGGTgacccccccacctccctgtgcagccCATCCCAACACCTGAATGCTCCTTGCGAGCAGAAAAACCTCTTTAATTCCCATCCTGACCAACCTGagcccccccctctccccccacctccctcccagggacagggacagggaaatcccccccccgccccctccccgatCCATTACTCACGAAGACGCCGGTCAGCTTGTCCAGCATCCAGTGCTTGGGCGCCGCCACACGCTTCAGGTGCTTCTTGGGGCCTCGGGCCTGCGGGCGGGACGCGCCGGGGCCGCCTCAGCTCGGGGCCTCCTCATCCCGCACCCCCCGGGGCCGCCTCATCccgcctcccgccgccgccattCCCCCTCCCGAGCGTTCCCCAGGCTCCCGCCCTCCCTCCCGGTGTCTCCCgtggcggcgggggcggccccgggccgCGGATGGCGGCGGatggcggcggggagcggcggggccgcggaCTCACCATGGCTGCGCTCGGGCGGGAAAGGGGCGGGGACGGCGGCGGGGGGAGGatgtgggggggggagaggggggcgcGGCCGCCTCGCTGAGGGGCGCCCCCTGGCGGCCGGGAGGACCCCGAGCAGCGCCCGGGCCCACCTCAGGGGGGGTCTCTGGGTGTCCCCATCCAGGCTGGGAGACCCCCATGTGTCCCCCATGTGCCCCCCATGCAGGCTGAGACCTCCCCATGTGTCCCTCATCTAGGCTGGGATCCTCCCATGTCCCTTCCCATGGAGGCTGGGACCCCCCTATGTGCCCCCCATCCAGGCTGGGAGACCCCCATGTACTCCCCATCTAGGCTGGGAGCCCCCCATGTGCCCCCCATCCACTCTTGGAGCCCCCTATGTACCCCCCCATCCAGGCTAGGAGCCCCCCATGTGCCCCCTATCCAGGCTGGGAGACCCCCATGTGCCCCCTATCcaggctgggacccccccatgtGTCCCCCATCCAGACTGGGACCCCCCTATGTACCTCCCATCCAGGCTGAGACCTCCCCATGTGCCCCCCCATCCACTCTTGGAGCCCCCCATGTGCCCCCCATCTAGGCTGAGAGCCCCCCATGTGCCCCCATGGAGGCTGGGACCCCCCTATGTACCCCCCCATCCAGGCTGGGAACCCCTCATGTGCCCCCCATCCAGGCTGGAACCCCCCCATGTACTCCCCATCTAGGCTGAGACCTCCCCATGTGTCCCCCATCTAGGCTGGGAGCCCCCCATGTGCCCCCCATGCAGGCTGGGACCCCCCTGTGTACCTCCCCATCCAGGCTGGGAGCCCCCCATGTGTCCCCCATCCAGGCTGGGAcgccccatgtcccccccatcTATGCTTAGACCCCCCCAAGCATCCTCCCCCATAAAAGCTGGGACCCCGCTCAGatcctttttcctgatttttttttttccatccctgCAGCCAGCGAGGGGGAGCCAGGCGACAACAGCTCCTGCCTcgacccatttttttttttctatgaaaaggAGCAAATCTCACAGAGATTTGCCAACAGGCCAGCTCCAAGGGGGTGTCAGCATCCAGCCCCCCATCCCCGCCCCAGTTCCTGCTCTTTGTAGCCGGGAAAAACAAGAGACCGAAACAAAAGCCTGGCCGCCTAGGAGCCCCTCCGTCTGTGCTATTTATTCCAGCACAAGCTAATTAAAGCAAACAGGAAATCTGCTTTCCCACAACAAGCGGatgttgcttaaaaataaaataaaaagaatccgCACAAATAAAAGCTTCCCAGGCCAGGtgatcctccccccccccccccccatgggttTTGGGTGCTGGCACGGTAGGGTGGACACAGGACGAAAGGAAAAGGGCTGGAGTATTTCAAACACtttatttggggggaaaaaaatgcccaCCAGTTAAAAACACAACTTGCAGTGGCCcctcttttaaaaaacattagaACCAGTAGTGAGAATAAACTCTGTCGTGttaaaaaagggaagagaaaggagcaAGGAAGGCTCTGCTGGCACGGGGAACCTGGGGCCAGagggctcctgctcctgcccacgGCGAGCCCTGGTACGCAGcaggcttttctgttttttttttgaaaacgaGAAACGAATCCACCAACGAACCAACAGTAGTTTCTTCCAAATCCCCTCTGCAGCCGCTGCCGTAAACGTGTCCCCTCCCGTGGGGAAATGCTCTGGGGGAAACCTGCGCCTTCCTACACCACGTGCTTCAGATTCCCTGCAGAGAAAGATGCACAAAAAGGTGAGCCCGACTGCCTCCGATCCCACTCGCTGCATGGTTTTGgcactgctttattttctgttctttgggCTCATCTGATCAGcgctgcctgccctgggtgTTTTTTTCGGGGGGAGAATGCAGAAGGGGTGCCAGGGCGTGCCACGCGGCCACGGCTCTCCCTGTCTCTGACACTGACAAAAAAATcttgctgcagggctgagcGTGCCATGGATGTTTCTGCATTGCCGGGTAACTCCTGCAGTGaaaatctcttattttttcACCTAAAGGAAGCTTTCACCTAAAAGACGTCGCTCTCATTTCACCCTTGGGAACTGCAGCAAGCTCTGAGGGTTTATCAAATGGTGGCAGTGACACAGGTCTGTGAAACCACAGATGGGCACTGGGAAGGCGCCTAGGAGCCGGTTCCTGGCTGCTTCTCATTCCACAACAAGTCAGCGCTCAACGAAAATCCCCAACGCCAAGTTTTATgcaaaagaaagtgttttttccacGTGCCAACCACGACACTTGCTGCTACGCTGTGTGCTGGCACCCAAAGTCTGAATAAACCTGGGAAACGAATGGAGGAATGGATGGAGGACAGGTTCCTCGCTGGATCCGTAACGTGCAACCAGCAACAGTGCCGAGAGGTTAGGAAGCCCCGAAACCACTGAACCCAAAAAGCTGGGAAGGACACCaggaaaaggcagcagaaaagcagctgcCATGCTCCTGATGGAAGTGGAAATTTAAGGACTCATTTACTGTATGTTCACAGAGGCACCTCCTGAGCCTACCTTCCCGTGGGGAGCATCCAGTGATGTTTTTATTAGACATGAAATGTATCAGAAGGGCAATCGAATAAATGGGGTTTACCTTTCCAGTCAGCAAGGAAGACTCCAGCGAGCCCAAAGTCCTCCCTAAAAGGACCCTTAAGCCCGAAGCAGGAGTGTCAGCTTGAGCTGGACTGCTCACCTTTGATCAAGTTGAGAATTTCTTGAATTCTCTGTGGCTCGTTGCGGTCTGGCCTGCAGCTGGGCGTGATCTCCAGCACGTAGTCAGGTCCGTACTCCGTGAAGAActgcaggaagaagagaggagtCACCAGAGGGGTCCCGggatggctgaggctggaggaggGCTCCCAGGGGCACCTGTTTGTAACAAGGCAaaacttttcctctccttccagGGAGCACATTTAACTGTTAATGTGAGCTTTCTGGGGGAGCTAAATAAGGCTAACGAGACTTTATAATCCCTCAACCATCTCCCTGAGCACACCCAAGGAGATGGAGCATGACCACGCACGAGCACCATGGACCAGTAAAGCCGTCCAAAGCCAACATGCTCCATCTGCCTCGGCCAGCAGGCATTCAGATGCTCCTTCTGCAGCACATCATGAAATAATGcgatggaggaggagggaggggacagCTAACTGCAtcagctgaaggaaaacaagtGATCCTTCAATGTTCTTGTCAAGACAGCCGGTTTCGGAAGTTGTTGATCTTGGTTCTGGTTCAAGAGCTCCAAACACAGACCAGCGCTGATGGGaagatgcaagaaaaaaaaataaaaccaataaGGGAAATCCTCTGAAAAACCTGCAAGCATCAGCCCGTGTATCTGGGCTTAAGGGTATTTTTGGACACAAACTGTTTAATACATTTCAAAACAGGATTACAAGCTTCAATGAAAAATAGCAGCTGGAGCCACTAACAAGGCTAGGAATGAAGCTCTTGATCTCCTGGAGGCATACACCAACCTAAGGGCTGTGCCTGGAGGTCCTTCACCTGCTGCTGTTTGAACACTTCACTGCCTCGGTTTGGTCGATGAGCAGCCTCGTCCTTGGGGCTCTGCACCCCCCTGAATTGCTTGGCCACTTTCTCCATGCCACAGGAGAGAAATGCAGGTTCCCCgaaggcaggctgctgctccACGCTTAATGAGATGAATGCCACCATCTTCTGGCCGGTTTTAGATCCAGAGCTGTTCAATTCACATACCGAAGCTGTTTCTTACTACCAAAATTACTTTATTACCTTTGATGAAGGATATGGCCACAGGCTCTGAACAATCAGACAACCTATCTTGCTCCTGCGTCTCCACGTATTCTTTCTGAACCCAAAGCAGATCAGAGAGGATTTCTAAATTGCTCCTGTCTCAGCTCCACCCAGCTCTGTTCTCCCAGGACCTTTCTGGCTGTGCTGAGCCACTTCACCTGGCACCCAGTAAGTGCTGCAGTTACGCTCCTGATCCCCACCAGCAGCCTTGGGGCTAACATCACCACCACTTAGTAAATCTTCTCTGAGATGCAGAGTCGAGACGCACTCGTGCACGGCAGGGACTTGGTTTGATCACACACATTCTCCTCCCGGTGGCACCGGTGACACCAGGTGACTGCTTCACTCCAGGCAGCCCACGTTTTCCCTGGCTCCAGCTCATTCCTCTTcaggtgctgcagcacagctccacgAGGCAGACTGGGCTGCTCTCCAGGAGCGTGTTCCTCCAGGAGGGTGAATCCTGAGCAGCTCATCTCGTCTCCGGAAACGAAAAATCACAAGCAGCATTACGCTGCAAGGGGAGCCCAACTTGGCTGGCCAGCAGTGGCGCCAGAAGTCGCAgccagctcagctctgcagcccaaGCGTCGGCTGTCCCAGAAGAGGATAAATATTCCTTTGAGAAGGAGCAGCCAGAGCACACAGGAGCCCATTGTGCATCTTGTGACATCCCGCACGCAACTCATTCCTCAGTTTTAAAACCTGTTTCTGGCTAAAGGATCGCATCTAAGCAGGACGACTCCCAAAATTCATCTCATATCTGCAAGCACCAATGTCCATGATGATATACTTTCAGCTTAAACCCACTCATACGCTTTAGTTCCTCATGCATACTGGTCTGTGAGACCCTCAGACAAACCAGAATGTAGTTCTCCTCCGCAGTCACTGCAGACTAAAACGTAGAGCCTTGAGAAAGCTCTGGCACATCCTAAAGGACTCTTTGAGCCCGCAGGTGACtccacctccccaccccctgTGTAATTACCTGAGGGTTGACTTTACTGGCTTCTCAGCTCCCTTCCAAAAAGCTGTGGACAGCCCTAGGTTTGGGGAACAAGCACCCACTGTGCTGCTCGGACAGTGCGTTATTGTTGCAGGAGCCTCTCTCAACAAAACAGCACTGAGCAGCCAGGGCGCCGCTCGCATTAGGTGGAGTGACTCCGCTCCTGGGCAAGGAGCAGGCAGGGTTTTGGCAAACCTTACCTCGTGATCAGGGATCTCCGAGGACAGCGTTCTCCCAAGGATAACCCCAGTCAAGTATGTCCAGCAGCGGGCCGTGTTGGCAAGGTTGTAGCCTCCTGTCTCCAGCAAGAATTGCGattttggaagaagaaagatgggagaaaagggaaaaagcagaTTTTACTAGCAGGAACAAGCCACGGAAGCTCCTCCAGCCACCTCTGCAGACCCAGCACAAGCCCATCTGTCTCTTGACAGCACAGAGGGGTTTTCATGGGTAACAGGGGCAGAAGtgcaagggcagcagcagagacaaggaaCTATTGCTTTTAAATGCCAGCCTTGGGCCCATAAAGCATGATCCACACGTCCAGCCATTTGCTGGTGAGCTCTTCAGCACTGTCATGCTTGAGAAGACAAATACGAAGCTAATTAGTACGATGAGTGACTGCTTTACAAGTAAATGACATTTCACAGGCAGTATGGGAGCAGTCACGTCCATCGTGACTGTGCACAACCTCACAGGGAAAAACCCTGGCTGAAGGCAATCCTGCCAGAGACTCCGAATTTCCCAGCAGACTGAAATAATGAGAGAAAAACACTTTGACAAGAGAGGAAGACTGTGTTTTCCAAAGCTTCCttcccctcttttctttttgccaaataccatttctcctctcttcctccagtttccaccccaaacgCTTCCGCAAGCTGTGGTGCTGGGACACTCCTTGGGGATTTCCACTCACCTCCTCCCAGCACCAGGGTCGCCAGCTGCCACTGCAGGACGTACTTCAGGCACTTGCCCACTCCCTCGGGGGTCATGTTGAAGGAGCACATGGGGTCCCCGGCGATGGTgtcagctcccagctgcagcaccaccGCCTCCGGGTTGAAGGCGGCATACACCTCCTTCAGCACGCTGCAGGGAGAAATTGGGTTATGGACATCAAAGCAGGCATCTTACATCAGCTGCCCTGAGGACAGGGCAGGAATCCAACCCCAGGGGCCTTCCTAAGCATCTCCTGGATGGTTTGATGTCCAGGGAGATGCATCCCTGGGACAAAAAGCTTGCCCTTACCCAGGGCTCACCCCAGAAACTTCACCAGCCGCTTGCCCCAGCACAAAAACCCCACCAAGGTGCCTGCAGGGCTGAAGCCATCAGCTCTGCAAGCACGGCAAGCTGAGGGCTGCCCTCACTGCTGAAACACAGGTGCCTCTGGGGAAAACTCGACCCTGCTGAGACCACATACGTGGGCTGATTAATAGCTGAAACTAGCTGATTAATTACCTCTTTCAGCTATAATTAAGAGTGGCTTTATTATGCAAACTACCACAACCGTTTCATagaattcagatttttctttgtctttggaGCAAAGCTAACGTCACTGAATTCCTCTAGATTATTCCTTACTTTTCCTTTGCTGCACTTGTCATGTTTCTCACacgttttgctttttttaatcttcaaaagGTTAGCATTTAATCTCCAGGTAAAGTCACCCACATCTTGTCAGAACCAGTTTGAATCATTACGTTGGGCAGTTTTGGAAGGCGATCAAGCAAATCAGCTACTCTTATGATTAGACAGACCCTTCATCATTTCCTCTTTTGATGGAAACACTACGTGAGCAGCCAGGTTTACAGAAGGTTACTCTGGGTGGAAATGTGCCCTGGACACATCCCTACGTGAGCTACAACTCTTGTACATCACAGAAACTCAGCATCCAGCTCTGGTGCTGCCAACCTCACTGCAGCTCTGAAACTTTTCATTCCTAGCTGTCTTTGTCTCCAAAATTTTAAAGACCTGTCAgatttccagaaggaaaaaaaaaaaaaaagcaaaatcagatTTTGGCCCCCCGCTTCCACGCGGTAGTTATTGACAAATAATTAACATCGTCTCCCTGGGAATTGCTCTGGGAATGCCTGTGCTGGCAGCACGTAGCTTGGAACCTACGGCAGCTTTTGATGTCCTTCAACTCGTTACATGTGTGATGGGCTGATCCTGACTGGGCTCCTAACCCCTCTTTCTGCTCCTAAAGCTGCGCTGCTTTTTGGAAGCGTAGCCCCCAGCAAGACGAGGCACAAGCATCCacgagcagcaggaggcacacaGCGTGACCACCCGAAGGGGCTCCAAGCCCTGCGTGGTTTCAGCCCTCAGCTGTTACAGCTGAGAGCCAGATGTGAGACCGtgtcctgcagccctgcactcAGGCTCACCTCGCCCAAAAGTGAACAAGCCCAGCGGTCCACTTTCAACGTGGCTAACAGCTCGTGGGGTTTGTCACAAATCAAGAGAGAGAAGGACAAAAGGAGCTTTGAAAATACTCCTAGTTCAGCCCCAAGCACGTATCTGATGGATGGCCAGGGTTCGGAGCATTTATTTGAAGAAGAAGCATGTAGCCCTAGCTCCACAGCTAAAATGTACTTCTCCCTTCTCATCTTCTCCTTAAACACACCAGGCTGACCGGTGGCCAAGAGACCCTCGCACTCACACCTTTGTTTATTCAGCTTGCCCAAAGATTTGAAGAAAACCTCTGAGACCTCTTAAGATCTGTGTTTGTTGTCATCAAAAACAGCAACAGGGAAAGGGGCGAGCCTTATCCGAGGAAgaacagtaattaaaaatagtaaataagCAAAATCTGTGCAATCTGTTCTCTAAAATCCCATCCAAGCAAACCGTATCAGAGCAAGAGGACTCACGTTTCACAGATCTGGTAATACTTCTCGTCCTGAATGCCATCTTGAATAGGCACGTTCACGCTGTAATAGCGACCTTTCCCCAGGCCGACATCCGTCACATCGCCTGTGcctgaaaagcagaaacaccCAGGGGTtaacaaaggggaaaagaggcTCAGCAGCAAGAGAAACGTGTGGCATGGCTCAGGTGAGGGCAAAGCACCAGGCGTGTCCGTGGGGAAGCTCCCTCACCTCCACGAACACAGGAGGGTTTGGATGGACCCAGTTCTAGCTGCCTGCCCTACCCTGCAATTAAGCTTTCAAGGGCAGCCCAGCAGTGGCTCTGCCACAAACAGAAAGGGGGGTGTGTGTCAAATGCATAGTTTccccctcttttcttcttctgggtCAGAAGGGGGGAACATTTAGAGAGCCACCTCTGCTGGTGAGGACGGGGTGTGCCTTTGCAGGGACCTCGTCAACGATGCGTGAGTCAAATCGGTACAAACCTCACAGGTTCAACTTGCCTGGGAAAAATCCTGGCGAAAACTTGTGCAGAGAAACGGTCATAACTTTTGAGGTGAAGCTAAAGGCATCTTCAACCCCtggcagaagagggaaaagaaaaaaagctttcaagcaTTTTCATTTGCGTAAGCAACAGAGCCTGAACGCGCACCCGATAAACGTGGGCCAGCGAGCAGAGGAGGAATGAATGACCCTGAAACCCAGACGTGGCTTGGCAAATCCATCCTTCAGCAACAGGGATAGGAATTCAAACACATCAGTGTTCACAACTGAAATGAATTTGGCTGGTCTCGTGCTCATCAAAACTGAACGGGTCGGTGCCCtggcaggctggggagggagcttAGCAAGGATGCTTTGGCTGGAGCGTGGCTCTGCTGAGAACCAGAGCTCCTGGGCTCTCTCGCTTTTTCCCCAGCTCTTCTGCAATCCCACACGCCACTTCTTTCCCTTAAATATGGATTAAAATAGTGGGGGTGTGCAGGGAAAGAGCAGTTACGGGAAACTTAACAGAAACCAAATGGTGGGGCAGGGGTGGAACGGAGCAAAGCGAAACGCACCACGTAGGGAGAGCAGGAAATGCTAAGGGGTGTTGCAATAACGGCCCTGAAGCAGGGAGCACTCTCAGCAAGGCCCTCTCCGACTTGAGCTGTACAAAGTCAGTCCTTTTAAAGGCATCGTGCACTgctggctgcttctgctttgctcTGGTGACATCAAAGAATCAAGCACCGTGAGCTCTGCGGGGCCAGGCACACGAACCCGGGGAAGTCCCTGCCAGAGAGCCCCTGGCAGAGGGATAACTGCAGCGGGAGCTGGCCCTTCATGCAGTTCATTGCTTTAGGCACGAGAGTGCTGCCCAGAGCCTCACAGGAGGGCAGCACGCTCGAATAACACCAAAATAATGAGCAGCACGGGGCAAACCCACAGAGCAGGACACGGCAGAACTGGATCGAGGGAATTCACGCTGGAAGGGGACACAGCCACGGCTGCTACAACAGGGGAAGCCTTCCTGccccatcccttccctcaaGTCTGCAAATCCCTTACCATCCCCGTGATGCAAATCCAAGTCAATATAAAGGACTCGGTCAAATTTCTGGCGCAGCCGCAGGATCCCCAAGACGGCGTCGTTCAGGTAACAAAAGCCTGAGGCTTCATCTCTGTGAAAAAAATAGCCGTGAGGTTGAACAGCACCACTGCAATCACCACCGAGCTCGGCTTCACCACCTGCACTTTGCAAGCCTGCACCTTCACCTCCAGGAAAAGGAGCCCAGCCAAAGGCCAGCAGCGATCAAGAGGTGGGTCAGGAGCAGCCCAAAGCACGGCTGGGGAGCACGGGGAGCACAGGGAGCACAGCTCACCATGGCTCACACTGATCCCTTCTCACACctgggctcagcagcagctgaggggaGGCTCTGACCCCTCAGCAGGAGCTCTGCCCATTTCGCTGTCATGCAAATAAAacgttagcaaataaaatattagcaaagaaagatgttttaaagaaattcagGATCACCGAGATCAAAACTGCTGTCAACTgtaccctcctcttcctctgcaacaagaagccagcagaggacagaggACAGAGGTGTGGTGGGGACGCTTGTCCCAGATTGACTTGCTTCAAAGTCAAGTCCCCGGTCACCACTTGGCACCAGCCCATTTACCTGGTTTG includes the following:
- the LOC101794462 gene encoding small ribosomal subunit protein eS4; amino-acid sequence: MARGPKKHLKRVAAPKHWMLDKLTGVFAPRPSTGPHKLRECLPLIIFLRNRLKYALTGDEVKKICMQRFIKIDGKVRTDITYPAGFMDVISIEKTGEHFRLVYDTKGRFAVHRITAEEAKYKLCKVRKIFVGTKGIPHLVTHDARTIRYPDPLIKVNDTIQIDLETGKITDFIKFDTGNLCMVTGGANLGRIGVITNRERHPGSFDVVHVKDANGNSFATRLSNIFVIGKGNKPWISLPRGKGIRLTIAEERDKRLAAKQSSG
- the HDAC8 gene encoding histone deacetylase 8 isoform X2; translation: MAAVPPVAYIYSPEYTARCDALCKAPRRASMVHSLIEAYSLLEHMMIVKPKVATMEEMASFHTDAYLQHLQKVSEEGDDDHPESVEYGLGYDCPATEGIFDYAAAVGGATITAAQCLLDGKCKVAINWPGGWHHAKKDEASGFCYLNDAVLGILRLRQKFDRVLYIDLDLHHGDGVEDAFSFTSKVMTVSLHKFSPGFFPGTGDVTDVGLGKGRYYSVNVPIQDGIQDEKYYQICETVLKEVYAAFNPEAVVLQLGADTIAGDPMCSFNMTPEGVGKCLKYVLQWQLATLVLGGGGYNLANTARCWTYLTGVILGRTLSSEIPDHEFFTEYGPDYVLEITPSCRPDRNEPQRIQEILNLIKGNLKHVV
- the HDAC8 gene encoding histone deacetylase 8 isoform X3; protein product: MEEMASFHTDAYLQHLQKVSEEGDDDHPESVEYGLGYDCPATEGIFDYAAAVGGATITAAQCLLDGKCKVAINWPGGWHHAKKDEASGFCYLNDAVLGILRLRQKFDRVLYIDLDLHHGDGVEDAFSFTSKVMTVSLHKFSPGFFPGTGDVTDVGLGKGRYYSVNVPIQDGIQDEKYYQICETVLKEVYAAFNPEAVVLQLGADTIAGDPMCSFNMTPEGVGKCLKYVLQWQLATLVLGGGGYNLANTARCWTYLTGVILGRTLSSEIPDHEFFTEYGPDYVLEITPSCRPDRNEPQRIQEILNLIKGNLKHVV
- the HDAC8 gene encoding histone deacetylase 8 isoform X1 is translated as MLSVLPAEGTVSPMLLCLAPASSFSCSFGDPERGGRPWHGALGGELRKGCPSLLGWRARVNSSLKLQPGTSSKLGLRLRSDSSGRALHRGNARRWLSPAGYDCPATEGIFDYAAAVGGATITAAQCLLDGKCKVAINWPGGWHHAKKDEASGFCYLNDAVLGILRLRQKFDRVLYIDLDLHHGDGVEDAFSFTSKVMTVSLHKFSPGFFPGTGDVTDVGLGKGRYYSVNVPIQDGIQDEKYYQICETVLKEVYAAFNPEAVVLQLGADTIAGDPMCSFNMTPEGVGKCLKYVLQWQLATLVLGGGGYNLANTARCWTYLTGVILGRTLSSEIPDHEFFTEYGPDYVLEITPSCRPDRNEPQRIQEILNLIKGNLKHVV